The window ctccgtctcaaaaaaaaaaaaaaaagagaatctaattttttttctcactcttctcTGTTCTGAGTACACTGTTTTTACCTTTTCTTACTTAGATGGTGAACTAGATGATATAGCAAGGCTTGACTTCTAAACTGGCAAGTGAAGTTTTTATAGAGAAGGATGTTGAAAGGAGGAATAACATACTAAAACATATGGCACATTTAGTTTATGGTGAGATCCCAAGTAGTCTATCTCCCACTATAAACTTGAACATGAGTTTAAATCTTCTCCTtttcaaggccgggtgcagtggctcacacctgtaatctcagcactttgggaggcgaaggtgggcagatcacttgaggtcagaagttcgagaccagcctggccaacttggtgaaaccccgtctccactaaaaatacaaaaattagctgggcgttgtggtgggcgcctgtcatccccactactcaggaggctgaagcaggagaatcgcttgaacttgggaggtggaggttgcagtgagccaagattgcaccactgaactccagtctgggtgacagaatgagattctgtctcaagaaaaaaacaaaacaaaaatcttctcCATTTCAAAATGGTTTAGAATTGTATGAGGTGCCAGGGGTCCCAGTTTTCTGTATCATATTAGTTGTAACTTGTGAGCAGCTGTGACGAGCTACTTGGTTTTCTCCTCAGGGGTCTCTCTTTTTGGCATGTCGGCCCTGTTACTCCCTGGGAACTTTGAGTCTTATTTGGAACTCGTGAAGTCCTTGTGTCTGGGGCCAGCACTGATCCACACAGCTAAGTTTGCACTCGTCTTCCCTCTCATGTATCATACCTGGAATGGGATCCGACACTTGGTAAGTTAATTGGGGATTTGCACATTTTCTCTGTGAAGGGAGTGGGGAGACTGGGAGGATTTGCAAGAGTGgatctcgctctattgcccaggctggagtgcagcggtacgatctcagctcactgcaacttctgcctcctgggttcaagagattcctgtgcctcagcctcttaagtagttGGCGTtatagatgcgtgccaccactcctggttaatttttgtatttttagtagagatggggtttcaccatgttggccaggctggtctcgaactcctgcccttaagtgatccgcctgcatcagcctcccaaagtgctaggattataggcgtgagccaccgcgcccggctagtgctgttattttttttttttttttgagaccaagtttactctggttgcccaggctggagtgcaatggcacgatctcggctcaccgcaacctctgcctcccaggttcaagcaattttcctgcctcagcctcccaagtagctgggattacaggcatgcaccaccacgcccggctaattttgtatttttagtagagacagggtttctccatgttgaggttggtctcgaactcctgacctcaggtgatccgcccgcctcggcctcccaaagtgctgggattacaggcatgagccaccacacccagcccttagtgctgttctttttttttttttttttttttttatgtttgagaaggagtctcgctctttcgcccaggccagagtgcagtggcgctatcttggctcactgcaagctccgcctcggcctcccaaagtgctgggattacaggagtgctgttcttttttttttttttttttttttgagacggagtcttgctctgttgcccaggctggagtgcagtggcgcagtctcggctcactgcaagctctgcctcccgggttcacgccattctcctgcctcagcctctccgagtagctgggactacaggctcccgccaccgcgcccggcttattttttttttttatacatttagtagagacagggtttcaccatggtctcgatctcctgacctcgtgatccgcccgcctcggcctcccaaagtgctgggattacaagcgtgagccactgcgcccggccaggagtgCTGTTCTTAAGGTTAGTTGTGACTCAGAGTCCTCTTGGGGAAAGCCAGACAAGTTCACAAGTTCCCCTCTGTGTTATCTGGCAGTCCTGCTGGTGGTGTAGCTGAGCAATGGTATATAGGCCTCACAGATACTTGCAGGGTCTCATTGTGAACTCTTccttgttaaattttattttattttattttattttattttattttattttttgagacaaagtcttgctctgtctcccaggctggagtgcggttggcgagatcttgggtcactgcaaactccacctcttgggttcaaaagattctcctgccttgacctcccgagcagctgggactacaggctcctgccaccatgcccggctaattttttgtatttttagtagagatggggtttccccatgttagccaggctggtctcaaactcctgaccttgtgatccacccctctcagcttcccaaagtgctgggattacagacgtgagccactgtgccctgctgaaCTCTTCATTTTTAAGAGGGATATTTAAAAGAGATCCCTGAAGGCCTAGAATACATGTTTATGAGATAAATATTAATTGGTACCTATttatgtgtcaggtactgttGTAGACACTGGGGATTCAGTTATGAGCTAGATAACCATTGTTGCTGCTTTCATTCTTCCGTTCCTGTTGACTCAGAGTAGTGCTTCTGACAGGACTCAAATAGATTACCTTTTCTTATCTACACATtatattgcatttttgttttgagCTATTGGACAGAATGGGGCCAAGTTTAATAGAAACTGGGTGCCAAGAATTCCAGGTTTTAATATTGAGgttaagaatcttttttttttttttttgagacagagtcttgctctgttgcccaggctggagtgcaatggtgcaatctcagctcactgcaacctccacctcccaggttcaagcgattctcctgccttagcctcccaagtagctgggattacagatgcccaccaccagggccagttaatttttttttttttggtatttttagtagagacaggattttgccatgttggccagccttacaggtgcctgccaccacacccagcaaattttttttttttttttttttttgtatttttagtagagatggggtttcaccatgttggccagcctggtcttgaactcttggcttcccaaagtgctgggattacaggtgcgagccactgcacatggcagGAATCATTTAATAGATTGAAAACTGTCCATGTTGCCTCCTATGTGACCTCATGGTCTGCTCAAAACTGGTTTCTAAAATTagacaggtatggtggtgtgcacctatggtcccagctacccgtaaggctgaggtgggaggattgattgagcccaggaggcggaggttgcagcaagccgagattgtgccattgcacttcagcctgggtgacagactgaccccatctaaaaaaagaaaaaaaaaaaaaaaatagtcgggcgcagtggttcacgcctgtaatctcagcactttgggaggccgaggcaggcggatcatctgagaccgggagttcgagaccagcttgaccaacatggagaaaccctgtctctactaaaaatacaaaattagccaggcctggtggcacatgcctgtaatcccagctactcaggaggctgaggcaggagaattgcttgaacccaggaggcagaggtttcggtgagccgagatcatgccattgcactccatccagcctgggcaacaagagcaaaattccgtctcaaaaaaaaacaaaaaatacaaaaattagctaggggtggtggcatgtgcctgtaatcccagctacttgggaggctgaggcaggagaatccaggaggcagaggttgcagtgagccaagatcatgccactgcactccagccttggtgacaaaagtgaaactccgtctccaaaaaaaaaaaagattttatgttttgtagtCTCCCTAGTTTTGCTTCCAAGAAGGCAATTAAAATTCagttctttctgtattttcattACTTCTGAATCTGAGCCAACTGTCAGATGGATGCTTTTGCCttaatttgactttttattactTCCAAATCATAGCCTTAGAGACAAGCACTTCCTGGATTTCAGTCTGGTCCAATAGACAGtttaatggaataaaaaaaatgagagacTAAATGACTTATTAAATTAAGTGTCTGTATCAACTGTTCCCTGGGGCAGTGTTcagtttgatttaaaatgaggTTTCACTTCCCTGAGGGGGAGGCAGTAGAGAGGGAGGACATTTCCATTAATGACTTCGTATTCCACAGAACAAAGCTCTGTAAAGAAAATCAGCTGATCAGCTTCCTCTGTTCATATTTTGGCTCAGGCAGAGACTTGCCCTATGTTTGTCTTTGTTCAGTATggggggaagagaggggaggttTTACAAAATTGCAGAACTTAGAGCTTTTCTGCCCTGGTTCTTGCCTGTGATAATAATCTTTTTGTTGAGGGAAGTGAAGAACCTGAAGGTCCTTaagtctgcttttattttttcttctagcaAGTACTAGCTGTGAGTGTGGGACAggattttgtgttttctgtgaCAGTCTGTAGTTTTTGGCCTCTGAACTTGATAGTTGACTTGCCAGAAGATCTAATGGGGGAGTGAGGAGTGAAAGAGTAGGAGGTTATAGGGTCTGTGGCATTCTAGGGAATATCCCTGCCTACTACCACTACCCAGTAGGACTCACTCTCTATAAAACATTGTCCTTATTTAAGCAAAACAACTCTTTGTGGAATCTGCTTGACTCCTAATCTCCTAGTTAGAAGCAATTTGAGGGTTGAGGTGGAGGCATCTTCtcatcctgattttttttttttttttttttttctgggctctcTCCATCTTTTCTCTGAACTGACTCCTAATTTAGGCAGTTTTACATTCAGACTGTGGgcgtatctgtgtatgtgtgtgttaaggCGCCATGTATGTGGGAAGTGTGGAAAATGAAGACTGCTTTTGCCCAGGGGCTCATTTAGTGACttacaatataatattaatatgttaatatcCCTAAGACACAAGAGAGTCACAATTAGTGTTTTGTTAAATGTGGGGCCgggggcatggtagctcacgcctgtaatcctagcactttgggaggccgaggcgggtggattgcttgagctcaggagttcgacactagcctgggcaacgtggcaaaactccatctctaccaaaaatacaaaaaattagccaggcatggtgacgggtgcctgtagtcccagctacttgggaggctgaggcaggaggattgcttgaacctgggaggtcaaggcctcagtgacctgagattgtgccactgcactccagcctaggtgacaaagtctcaaaaaattaaaaaaagaaaagtgggggtggtggggtaggggctgggtgagatggctcacacctgtaatcccaccactttgggaggctgaggcgggaggattgcttgagcccaggagttcagtacTAGCCTGGGCGAGACATAACAAGAGTCTATCtctgttttttaatattaaaaagaaatgtgggTTTTAACTCAATTGGCAGAAAACCAATTTAGTGGCATGCtaccaacaaaaaaggaaattaaaatagaatagaaaatacaagctggggctgggcgcggtggctcacgcctataatcccagcactttgggaggctgaggagggtgtatcacttgaggtcaagagttcaagaccagcctggcaaacatggcgaaaccccgtctctacttaaaatacaaaaattagctgggcatggtggcatgcgcctgtagtcccagccactggcagggctgaggcaagagaatcgcttgaacctgggaggctgacgttgctgtgagccaagatggcgccactggagCGGCTGGGTGCAGaagttcacgcctgtaatgtcagcttttagggaagcagaggcaggaggatagcttgagtccaggagttcaagatctgcctgaacaatataatgagaccccgttctccacaaaaaggaaaaaatatatattttttaataaaatttatttatatataaaatatataaatgtatgtgtgtttgtatatatatatatatggcaccaCTCAGTAATGGTAAATATTGTTTTATCAACTTTtgctatattatatatacatatctattagGTTCCAATTTTAAAGGTATTTCTTAGTGGAGCCACAGtcaaaacaaaattgagaaatagTGTTCTAGATCTCAGAGTATCCTTTAGAATACTAGTCCTCTGTtaaacagagtttccctctgtaaAAAGATTCTGAGATTGACTGTATCTAGGAAATCAGGCATATTATATCTCTCTTTTGGAGATTCACAGTGTGCATTAGTAAACTgtttagaggccgggcgcagtggctcacgcctgtaatcccagcattctgggaggccaaggcgggcagatcacgaggtcaggagatcaagaccatcctggctaacacggtgaaaccccatctctactaaaaatacaaaaacaaaattagccgggcgtggtggcgtgcgcctctagtcccagctacttgggaggctgaggcaagagaatggcatgaacctgggaggtggagcttgcagtgagccaagatcacgccactgcactcaagcctgggcgacagagcgagagtccgtctcaaaaaaaaaaaaaaaaaaaaaaaaaaaaaaaaaaaaaaaaactgtttagaAAGTCTTGCAGTTAAATATTTACGAACTTTGACCACAGAACTTTTTTTTGGCCCATATAATAGCTTTCAACATTCTGAGGAACAAGTGTTTGGAAGAATACGCCTTGAGAAACATTAATCTAGATGTGTGGTCCCGAGGAAAAGTTGTATCTATTCATTCTGGAAGCTTTTGTATACCGTATGGGGCCTGTGGCATTCTAGAGAACATTCCTCCTATCATCACCACACAATAGAACCTGATTTTCTGTCGTTGGAATAAGTGGATAATAGGTTCCATACTGTGGGTTTTAAGAAGCGTAAAGGTGGGGCATAAGGGTAGAAGCGCTTTTCCCTAGAATCATGCTGAGAGGAGATATCTATTCCTTTAGGTAGAATTACTTTCTGAGACAGGAACTGTTAATGTCCTGTTTactgaaattccttttttttttttgctttgtccaCAGATGTGGGACCTAGGAAAAGGCCTGAAGATTCCCCAGCTGTACCAGTCTGGAGTGGTTGTCCTGGTTCTTACTGTGTTGTCCTCTATGGGGCTGGCAGCCATGTGAAGAACGGAGGCTTCCGGCATCATCTTCCTACATATTATTACATTCACCCATCTTTCTGTTTGT of the Symphalangus syndactylus isolate Jambi chromosome 12, NHGRI_mSymSyn1-v2.1_pri, whole genome shotgun sequence genome contains:
- the SDHC gene encoding succinate dehydrogenase cytochrome b560 subunit, mitochondrial isoform X5, yielding MERFWNKNIGSNRPLSPHITIYSWSLPMAMSICHRGTGIALSAGVSLFGMSALLLPGNFESYLELVKSLCLGPALIHTAKFALVFPLMYHTWNGIRHLMWDLGKGLKIPQLYQSGVVVLVLTVLSSMGLAAM
- the SDHC gene encoding succinate dehydrogenase cytochrome b560 subunit, mitochondrial isoform X1, which encodes MAALLLRHVGRHCLRAHFSPQLCIRNAVPLGTTAKEEMERFWNKNIGSNRPLSPHITIYSWSLPMAMSICHRGTGIALSAGVSLFGMSALLLPGNFESYLELVKSLCLGPALIHTAKFALVFPLMYHTWNGIRHLMWDLGKGLKIPQLYQSGVVVLVLTVLSSMGLAAM
- the SDHC gene encoding succinate dehydrogenase cytochrome b560 subunit, mitochondrial isoform X3, which gives rise to MAALLLRHVGRHCLRAHFSPQLCIRNWSLPMAMSICHRGTGIALSAGVSLFGMSALLLPGNFESYLELVKSLCLGPALIHTAKFALVFPLMYHTWNGIRHLMWDLGKGLKIPQLYQSGVVVLVLTVLSSMGLAAM
- the SDHC gene encoding succinate dehydrogenase cytochrome b560 subunit, mitochondrial isoform X4 yields the protein MAALLLRHVGRHCLRAHFSPQLCIRNWSLPMAMSICHRGTGIALRVSLFGMSALLLPGNFESYLELVKSLCLGPALIHTAKFALVFPLMYHTWNGIRHLMWDLGKGLKIPQLYQSGVVVLVLTVLSSMGLAAM
- the SDHC gene encoding succinate dehydrogenase cytochrome b560 subunit, mitochondrial isoform X6, with translation MAALLLRHVGRHCLRAHFSPQLCIRNWSLPMAMSICHRGTGIALSADVGPRKRPEDSPAVPVWSGCPGSYCVVLYGAGSHVKNGGFRHHLPTYYYIHPSFCL